The sequence GTGACATCGCAGCCCGGGTTGCACTCAAAGCCGCGGGACAGTCCTCATCCATCGCACTCATTGTGTTGGTTAATCCGACCGTCGACCTTCAAGTGATGTTCCAGACCACTCACGCGCATGATCTCCTGACTGATTACCGCTTTGGGTTCCGTCGCGGCATCACGAATCTCATAAGTCTGAACGTCAACCTTGATCACTTTGTTGGTGATGCTATCGCAGGCAATTTCACTGATCTTGCGTCGACTTTGGACGATCTTCGTCTGGCTCGAGTCCCTCTTGCAGTAGTCACGACGCCCATCAGTCCTCTGAGTCCCCTTCCCCCATCCGACCTTCCACATACGTTCATAACCGCGCTTGGAACACGAAACCGTGTAACCAGCGTGCCCGCGGTGCTAACTGAATCGTGCCTGTCGTTCGGATCCCCAGCTGTTGCAGCATTTCGGCAGATCCTGGACCAGATCGCTTCCGCCATGACACTTCCAGAAAACCCGGTCGAGCTTCAGGAACAAGCTGAGCGGTCGCTCAACCGTCAACGCCGGATCGAGATGGAACGAACATGCCTGCGCCATGGTGTGTCAGGTGTGACTCGAGAAGCGCTATGGCTAGCTTATCTGCAACAGCTTCCTCATCTGGCCAACCTTCATGAACATTGGAAACTGATGGATGATCTGTATCGATCTCTGGGACCACTTGACCCATCTACGGTTATCGTGGACATCGACGGCAGCAACACCGACTTGGTCCGAGTCATGTTGGTTAACCAAACCTATCGAGCCCGGTATCGTGAAAGGACTCAGGAACCGCCGCCGAAACTAGTAGAACTAGGACGTACTCGTGGCTCCCTCCTGCTCGCTCGTCGGACCTTTCAAGCGCTTTTTCATGAACTGGACCGCACTTGGGATGGTGGGCTACGAGCGTACCCCCCGCTGACCACTGCAACCATTCAGACCGAGTGGACCTCCGCCCTTCCATTCCAAGACGGTACGCTCCAACGCATCGTCTGCAATCTCGCACTTCCATTTGTTCCTTCTCCTCTCGCTTTCTTACGGGAACTTTATCGAGTTCTTCATCCGCAAGGACGGCTTGTGCTCACAGCGTTCCACCCTGAGACAGACTTGAGCACCTTTTACCGCCACCATCTTCGGAGCGTGCACCAGGACGAATTTGGGACCGAAGGTCAGATCGTCCTGCATTACCTAGGCCGGCTCCGAGAAGCAATTCGCCACGGCCTCTTACATACGTTTGACCGTATAACTCTGTCTCACTTGCTGCAGCAGTCAGGGATTGCAGCCCCCCGTATTTCGTCGGTTTTTAACGGTCAGGCTTTGCTCGCGATCGTTGAAAAGGGGGAATTCCTCTAGCTGAAAGAATCCTCGAGGTGTATACTCCTCCCCTGGCACACTCCCCTTTCAAGTGAGCGGCTTTCGGCTAACGGCACAGGACCTGGAGCCACACGTCGGTAGCCCGATGCGCATCCGCCCTATGACAGCACGACGACCCAACATCGATCGTTCTCCGGTTCCGGTTTCCTTGAATATCCTCGAGTTACTCACTCGGTTTTCCTCCGATCTTGGGGCAATGACAGACCTTCGTGCCTTGAGCGATCGGATTCTGCAGACACTTTGCACCGCGGGATCCAGCTCGCATGGTGCTCTGTTCGTTTTAGATCGTGAACGGGACCGGTATCGGCGGATGAGCACGATTGGCCCCGTAGCCAATTCGGCATTTCCCACGAGCCTGCCAGCCGATCATCCCTTGCCCCATCATTTGACTCAAATTCGCCGAATCTTCATCCAAAAAGATATTCCTACGAAGCGTCGTTACAGCGATTCCAACTCGACGATTCGACCAATGATGGAATCGTTTCAAGCCGCCTGCGCCATTCCACACTTCAACAAAGGCCGCCTCATTGCCTATTCGATCCTGGGGAAAAGTCATATGTCCGACATGGTCGACAAGGAATCCCAGCTTGTGCTCACCTCCCTCGCCCAGATTGCGGCAAATGCGCTGGACAACATCATGCTCTATGAAGACCTCCACCGCTCCCAAACCTTGATGAAACGAACAGACCGCCTGAAGTCTCTCGAGACCATTGCCGGCGGGTTCGCCCACGAAATCCGCAACCCCTTAACTTCTATCAAAACGTTTATCCAGCTGGCCCCTGAACGAAAGGATGATGCTGATTTTATTAGGGAATTCAGCAAAGTGGTGATTGACGATGTGTACAGGATTGAGCGGTTGATCCAAGAAATCCTGGACTATGCCCGATATATGGAACCGAAGTTGACGGATGAGGACATCAATGAGATCGTTTCCTCCTGCCTGTACTTCGTCGACGTAAAGGCCGAACGGCTGGGGATAAAGATTGAAAAAGAGTTGGCGTCTGACTTACCTCGTGTCATGCTGGACCGTCAGCAAGTCAAGCAAGTTCTGTTAAACCTGCTCCTGAACGCCATGGATGCTATGGGTGAGCGGGGAGGGCGGTTGCATGTTCGGACACACAAGCTTATGAAACCAGGAGGAAAGATCTGGGCTCAGATCGAGATAGAGGACACGGGCCACGGTATCCCGGAAGGCACGCTTGAACATATCTTTGATCCGTTTTTTACCACAAAACATGAAAGTGGTGAGCACGAGGGCACAGGACTGGGTTTGACGATCGTTCATCAAATTATTCAGGAACACCGGGGCGAAATTCAGGTCAAGAGTACGGTCGACG is a genomic window of Nitrospiraceae bacterium containing:
- a CDS encoding ATP-binding protein, which gives rise to MTARRPNIDRSPVPVSLNILELLTRFSSDLGAMTDLRALSDRILQTLCTAGSSSHGALFVLDRERDRYRRMSTIGPVANSAFPTSLPADHPLPHHLTQIRRIFIQKDIPTKRRYSDSNSTIRPMMESFQAACAIPHFNKGRLIAYSILGKSHMSDMVDKESQLVLTSLAQIAANALDNIMLYEDLHRSQTLMKRTDRLKSLETIAGGFAHEIRNPLTSIKTFIQLAPERKDDADFIREFSKVVIDDVYRIERLIQEILDYARYMEPKLTDEDINEIVSSCLYFVDVKAERLGIKIEKELASDLPRVMLDRQQVKQVLLNLLLNAMDAMGERGGRLHVRTHKLMKPGGKIWAQIEIEDTGHGIPEGTLEHIFDPFFTTKHESGEHEGTGLGLTIVHQIIQEHRGEIQVKSTVDVGTTFFVNLPALPA